The following DNA comes from Triticum aestivum cultivar Chinese Spring chromosome 3D, IWGSC CS RefSeq v2.1, whole genome shotgun sequence.
TATCTTCTACGTACTGCAGGGAACGAAATGAAGCTAGGACAACTAACTACAAAATATTACAATTAGCTATCTCAGCAGACTACTCAGAAAGCATAACAGTTGCAGCATACGTAAAGGAAGCTAATGATGGCTATTATCCTTTTACATCACTTTTAGGGGATTTCTAGTGTCCATTTGAGAATGGTACCGGTAAAAACAAATTCTTCCCACGAGTCTGATGGGCGGGCGAAGGGGTCAAAGTAAGTTCCCTACGTGTGCTGTGCTGCATAAATTGTATCTTTCCGTGCTATTCCTGTTCTGTACAGAAGTAAATGTAATTTCAATGGCATGAGATTGAACTAGAGTGCTACATATGAATACATGTATGCTATATATAAGAATACTTGACTATGGTATGCAATGTTCAAGAAAGCGGAAAGCGTAAGCGAAGCGGAAGGCCACAGCTTAGAGCAATGAGCGCTTAAGCGCAGCTTAATCGCACTTGAGCGTTTTTTGAAATTGGCTAGAATTTGACAGATTTTGAATGATATACACATGAAAATAGGAAGCATGGCACATGGGTAATTGAAGTAGCATCTGAAATACAGTTCACACAATAGCAAATACATATCAGGTTCGCATagcaagcaaaataacaactaaaatgCAGTTCAGTTCAAATAGACATAACCTAACAGATATCATGTGGACAGAATTTTGCCAAAATATGAAGGAAATAGTTCTTGAACATAGCCTAGTAAAAAGATAAATAGCATATTTCCATTATTGCACAAGCAGACCAGCAGAAGTAGTACAAAAATTGCCAAATTTTGGTCAAATTTAGATAAAAACGCTTAATCTACCGCTTAGGGCAAAAGCGAAGCGCTTTGCCATCGCTCAGCGCTTAATCGCGCTTAAGCGTCGCTTAAAAACGCTTTCTTGAACACTGATGGTATGGGTGTTATGCTTTTATGCAACACAGACCTGATACCCAAGATTAGACCAGCTTCCCGTCGGGTCATTGTAGCTTGAAAGCCACCTTCATAGAATTTACGCATCCTTGGAACTATGGGCCTTGCCTTGTAAGCTTGCCAAGCCTGGATGCCATATCTACCCGCAAGAGCAGTGGCTGCCACAGCAAGTCCAGCTATGAGTGGTGTGGCCTGCAGAAATTGGATAAAAGTAAGTACAAACAATTGTAGCTTTACCATGTTGCATATCCATATTTACCTATTTTTTGGACACTCTACATTCATCCATCAAAGTGGAATTGAACTATCAGCTGGTCAAATAATCCAAAAGATGATTAAATAAATAAGCGTCTACTGATGAGATGCACGTAGGGAGAGAGGGACAGTAGGAATTCGCTTGCAGATTGCAACATAGCTCAAGGTACATAACTAAACATCCATGTGTTGTTACTTGTTAGTAATCGACAACCACTGTTGAGTTATAATCAATATTTAACCATCAAAAATAGATCTAGGACTATCCAGTGGGGTAAAGTCTGAAACATCATTTCTTCCCAAAATACATCTGAAATTCAGAACGATAAACATTGAGCAGGTGAAAAAACATGTGAACTGGAAATTGTGATTTACACTAATCTGGTCTCATTCTCGGCCAGCTACTAAAAGCCACTTCCATCAGCTACCAGAAGGATATAACGTTGGGACACAAAATGTCGTGAAAACCAGAAGAATTTTTCTAAATCGCTCCCATATTTAAGTTTAACTGAACAACCATGCTCCTCCCTAAGGCCAGCATTTAAGCAACATTTGATCCCCCTAGCCGCACATTGACATCACTACGCTCAGAAATGTCACAAAATTTGGATGCAACCTCCAGATTAAATTACACCTTGCTTCGATAGAATCGATTCAATCTAACGGTAACAAGCACGCAGCGATAAAAACTACTATTAATAAAAAGAAGCGTGATCTCGCGTGTTTGAATAGAGCTCACCATCTCCACGACCAGTAACTCCGGCGAGTTGTTCAAGGCGGAAGGGCGCAGAAGACGCGGCCGGTGAGTGGCTACACGCAGGTGCGTACGTGGACGGCGTTAGGGCCGGAGAGGAgaacggcgtcggcggcgtcgCGTCGCGTGGAGGGTACTGgaagcttcgcggcggagggagggATGGGTGGATCGTGGAAGACGGAACCCTACTTGGGCTGGGCCTTTGGGAGCGCCCACGAACTGAGCCGAAGAGGGAAGCAGGTACatgggacccacttgtcagttGCCACTGAAACGGAATATGGACCATTTCGGGTGCCGTCTTCCAGGTCCGAAAGCGTACTCTGGTAGAGTTggaaagttgctcaaaaaaaaaGGATAGAGTTGAAATTCGGTCTTGGATTCCCTCAAAAAGAAATGATGTCCTGATGATTTCCCCGCACGTTGCTGCGAGAATTTAAAGTTTAATTTCAGATGAATTGTCTACGAGAAAATCATCTAAATCAAAAGATACTATTTTATTACTGTAGAAATGTTTCGTACTTACACTATTTTGTGATGTGAAAGGTCACATGTTAAGAAAAATATAGTTAGTAGGGGTCAACTATCTAAGAATAGTAGATGCACATTGTTATCTTTCTTGATAAAGACGGGTTTGCCCTATTTCATTATTGTAAACCAAATAGGACTTTGTCACACCAGctaccaaaaccaaagaaaaccaaaGTATTAGCCTTACAATAAACCGGATTCTTCTCCAAAACCATGCAATAAGCACATTATATTTTTCGTACAGAAATGTGCTCACACCATTCACCAATTGAATAAAATTATAGTACAAATGAAGAAAAGGTCATCTTCCACATGATTACTTCGAGGATAACTAGCAAAATGTCGAAAAGCTGAGTGTCTCTGGTAGTGCGGCGAAGTTTTGAGCATTCACCATGCTTCCGTCATTTTAAATGAAAGAAACGGGGAGGAAGATGACTTCATCTATATCAAAACCACTCC
Coding sequences within:
- the LOC123077657 gene encoding mitochondrial import inner membrane translocase subunit TIM14-3, encoding MATPLIAGLAVAATALAGRYGIQAWQAYKARPIVPRMRKFYEGGFQATMTRREAGLILGIRENVRPDKVKEAHKRVMVANHPDAGGSHYLASKINEAKDVLLGKTKGGGSAF